A window of Dethiosulfovibrio salsuginis contains these coding sequences:
- a CDS encoding PBSX family phage terminase large subunit has protein sequence MAMKRVTIEFNSVFREVNHCRRRYRVLKGSAGSGKSVNIAQDYVLKLMDPRYKGANLLVVRKVEGSNKDSTYAELLGAISRTCGDKADLIWDTTTNPLQMTCRITGSRVIFRGMNDARQREKVKSITFPTGKLTWIWIEEATELEESDVDILDDRLRGLLDNPNLYYQITFTFNPVSASHWIKRKYFDITSPDIFTHHSTYLDNRFIDEAYHRRMELRQVQDPDGYRVYGLGEWGETGGLILTHYLVEEFCRDQGRFDFMVHSQDFGFNHANAILTVGFKDGELYICDEIYVYEHDTTEIIEIAQKKGLSKSLRMWCDSAEPDRIKMWHKAGYKAMAVKKEPGSVRAQIDYLKGLKIHIHPDCRWTLKEIQAWRWRKDGRTGLYTDEPVEFFDDAMAALRYSVEDLRRRRGKGKPRSGGSRIAPGLFG, from the coding sequence ATGGCGATGAAAAGGGTAACGATTGAATTTAACTCGGTTTTCCGGGAGGTAAACCACTGCCGGAGGCGATATCGGGTACTGAAGGGCTCCGCTGGATCAGGGAAATCCGTCAATATCGCTCAGGACTACGTTTTAAAGCTAATGGACCCTCGTTACAAGGGGGCGAACCTGCTGGTCGTAAGGAAGGTGGAGGGGTCCAACAAAGACTCCACCTATGCCGAGCTTCTCGGGGCAATCTCTCGCACCTGTGGAGATAAAGCAGACCTGATCTGGGACACCACCACGAACCCTCTCCAGATGACCTGCCGGATCACCGGAAGTCGGGTCATTTTCCGGGGTATGAACGACGCCAGGCAGAGGGAGAAGGTCAAGTCCATCACCTTTCCAACCGGCAAGCTCACTTGGATCTGGATCGAGGAGGCTACGGAACTGGAGGAGTCGGACGTGGACATCCTGGACGACCGTCTAAGGGGTCTCCTGGATAACCCGAATCTCTACTATCAGATCACCTTCACCTTTAACCCGGTGAGTGCCTCCCACTGGATCAAGCGGAAATACTTCGACATCACCTCACCGGACATTTTCACCCACCATTCGACCTATCTGGACAACCGATTCATCGATGAGGCGTATCACCGCCGAATGGAGCTCCGTCAGGTCCAAGACCCCGACGGCTATCGGGTGTATGGGCTGGGTGAGTGGGGCGAGACCGGGGGCCTGATCCTCACCCATTACCTAGTGGAGGAGTTCTGCCGAGACCAGGGGCGTTTCGACTTTATGGTCCACTCCCAGGACTTCGGCTTCAACCATGCCAATGCGATCCTGACGGTGGGGTTCAAGGACGGCGAGCTCTATATCTGCGACGAGATCTACGTCTACGAGCACGACACTACGGAGATCATAGAGATAGCCCAAAAGAAGGGGCTCAGCAAAAGCCTCCGCATGTGGTGCGACTCCGCAGAGCCTGACAGGATAAAGATGTGGCATAAGGCAGGGTATAAGGCTATGGCCGTAAAGAAGGAGCCTGGGAGCGTCAGGGCGCAGATCGATTACCTGAAGGGGCTGAAGATCCATATACATCCCGATTGTCGCTGGACCTTGAAGGAGATCCAGGCGTGGCGATGGAGGAAGGACGGAAGAACCGGGCTCTATACCGACGAGCCGGTGGAGTTCTTCGACGACGCTATGGCGGCTTTAAGGTATAGCGTTGAGGATCTGCGGAGGAGAAGGGGTAAGGGTAAGCCTCGCTCCGGTGGTTCTCGAATAGCCCCAGGCCTTTTTGGGTAG
- a CDS encoding terminase small subunit, translated as MFFYKEVTAVAKKKLTAKQAAFVEEYLIDLNATAAAIRAGYASKSARKVGSNLLTLPHVQAAIQEAMADRRERVEVTQDQVVAELARIAFGNPRDVMEWGPGGVRLRPSSELTPDQAAMVAEVSETTSQNGGSLKLKIHDKVRALELIGKHLGMFVERSKMDVEGGLEVRVSYGDEKGND; from the coding sequence TTGTTTTTTTATAAGGAGGTGACCGCCGTGGCAAAGAAGAAACTCACAGCGAAACAGGCTGCCTTCGTGGAGGAGTATTTGATAGACCTGAACGCCACGGCGGCGGCTATCCGGGCAGGGTATGCCTCTAAGAGTGCCCGCAAGGTGGGGTCGAACCTGCTGACGCTGCCTCACGTCCAGGCGGCTATCCAAGAGGCTATGGCGGACCGTCGGGAGCGGGTTGAGGTGACGCAGGATCAGGTTGTGGCTGAACTGGCCCGAATAGCCTTTGGCAACCCTCGTGACGTTATGGAGTGGGGACCTGGCGGTGTACGCCTGAGGCCGAGTTCCGAGCTGACGCCCGACCAGGCGGCTATGGTTGCGGAGGTGTCGGAGACGACAAGCCAAAACGGCGGATCTCTCAAGCTCAAAATCCATGACAAGGTCAGGGCCCTTGAGCTCATCGGCAAGCACCTGGGGATGTTCGTGGAACGGTCCAAGATGGACGTGGAAGGGGGGTTGGAGGTCCGTGTAAGCTATGGCGATGAAAAGGGTAACGATTGA
- a CDS encoding minor capsid protein: MAVQTFKEQLARWKRGEQNDTLEIRVKGVKRTGRTHARLWKHITATVWRDVKPWIDKMVREGQDGSIPMGGEGPKLETSFMKGIRDAVELGYRQGGQLVRELSRKVFLADDWNAVLPAEALSWLDRYVPELARVYEVAVLEQVRDVISRSLREGLTLKRSTKELKGINREVSGFARHRLECIARTEAMRAYSMGHLRSAIDSEAVVGFEFSAILDDRTSGSCQTREGLMFRIGDPRLPFNTPPLHPNCRSVLIPLLAIEFPGGIPDDPRIDSLPDTSQRDIDVEAVRSVLGGDKQRSSRSEWVINQKKQNRHVWGKDEYDRYVEISEERGVKPSLLAIPMEQLQDIIDKRQGEWQRLSKSQGEKWRVILDFPVGEYFNPETREYVESSVLILTPSKTGAHAYPARPISEMRKKKGDSP, from the coding sequence ATGGCGGTCCAGACTTTTAAGGAACAACTCGCCCGCTGGAAACGAGGAGAGCAAAACGACACCCTAGAAATAAGGGTAAAAGGGGTCAAGCGGACAGGCCGGACCCATGCCCGGCTATGGAAGCACATCACCGCCACGGTATGGCGGGATGTTAAGCCGTGGATCGACAAGATGGTTAGAGAGGGGCAAGATGGCAGCATCCCCATGGGAGGCGAGGGGCCGAAGCTGGAAACCTCCTTCATGAAGGGCATCCGTGATGCCGTTGAGCTGGGATATCGTCAAGGTGGCCAGCTGGTCCGGGAGCTTTCCAGGAAGGTGTTTCTTGCGGACGATTGGAATGCTGTACTCCCTGCGGAGGCTTTATCCTGGTTGGATCGTTATGTGCCTGAGCTCGCCAGGGTTTACGAGGTTGCCGTACTGGAGCAGGTTCGGGACGTTATATCCAGATCCTTGCGAGAGGGGCTTACGTTGAAGCGATCCACAAAGGAGCTAAAGGGCATAAACCGAGAGGTATCAGGTTTTGCCCGCCACCGGCTAGAATGCATCGCCAGGACCGAGGCCATGAGGGCCTACTCTATGGGCCATCTCCGATCCGCCATAGACTCTGAGGCGGTAGTCGGGTTTGAGTTCTCGGCGATCCTTGACGATAGAACCTCCGGGTCCTGCCAGACTAGGGAAGGGCTGATGTTTCGGATAGGAGATCCCAGGCTCCCTTTCAACACCCCACCGCTCCATCCGAACTGCCGGAGTGTGCTCATACCCTTATTAGCGATAGAGTTTCCGGGAGGGATACCGGACGATCCCAGGATAGATTCTCTGCCTGATACGTCGCAAAGGGATATCGACGTGGAGGCGGTTAGGAGTGTGCTGGGTGGAGATAAGCAGAGGTCGTCACGTTCAGAGTGGGTGATAAACCAGAAAAAGCAGAACCGCCACGTTTGGGGTAAGGATGAATATGACAGATACGTAGAAATTAGTGAAGAGCGTGGGGTAAAGCCTAGTCTATTGGCTATTCCAATGGAACAGTTACAGGATATAATTGATAAAAGACAGGGGGAATGGCAGAGGCTCTCAAAAAGCCAAGGCGAAAAGTGGAGGGTTATCCTTGATTTTCCAGTTGGAGAATATTTTAACCCAGAAACAAGGGAATATGTTGAAAGCTCTGTCCTCATCCTGACCCCCTCTAAGACTGGGGCTCATGCTTATCCTGCCCGTCCCATCAGTGAAATGAGGAAGAAGAAAGGAGACTCACCATGA
- a CDS encoding phage portal protein family protein, with amino-acid sequence MAEVKEKSKVFGFGYSDLAMQLMSSMDQPVANPDVQASRYKEMLNDETIGTGMEYLCYSIVGKIRGYTHPDEKIKDLVDSCQMALRGTLEEARRSLLENGLGYGFGVSEFSLFEMDGAWVLSSLQTYDPMSIKFIFGRGEDNAVEISKVRQSAGGKDMDIPVEKCMVYRHGTGSNPYGRSRLRRCWRWYAFKKAVPKFWAVALERFGMPALVGKSDDTEQMDKVLSGAYAKAHFAIGVDDDISTINGASNTGVAMGTGYEQAIAFCNKMLYRAMFLPSLLEGGEGGGSYSLGEIHWRMFNDACLWLARELAEAEIEQLWRPIIEWNFGPQESYGELDVSDSGTPGEKKIMSEVFLNGVNAGYLFPDEGDAEWMRERLGFPEEPEGGEAISWRSRLLRNNSPAGNEESKTTP; translated from the coding sequence TTGGCAGAGGTAAAGGAGAAGTCTAAGGTCTTTGGGTTTGGGTATTCCGACTTGGCCATGCAGCTTATGAGCTCTATGGATCAGCCTGTGGCCAACCCAGACGTCCAGGCATCTCGGTATAAGGAGATGCTTAACGATGAGACTATAGGGACCGGCATGGAGTATCTGTGTTATTCCATCGTCGGCAAGATCAGGGGCTATACTCACCCGGATGAGAAAATAAAAGACCTGGTGGACAGCTGCCAGATGGCTCTGAGGGGGACGTTGGAGGAAGCCAGGCGAAGTCTTTTAGAGAACGGACTCGGATACGGATTCGGCGTATCCGAGTTTTCTCTTTTTGAGATGGATGGGGCTTGGGTGCTTTCATCCCTCCAGACATACGATCCTATGAGCATAAAGTTTATCTTCGGCAGAGGCGAGGATAACGCCGTTGAGATCTCTAAAGTGCGCCAGTCCGCAGGTGGTAAGGATATGGATATCCCGGTGGAGAAGTGCATGGTCTACCGCCATGGGACCGGGAGTAATCCTTACGGAAGATCTCGGCTTCGGCGATGCTGGCGATGGTATGCCTTCAAGAAGGCTGTGCCAAAGTTTTGGGCTGTGGCCCTTGAGCGATTTGGAATGCCCGCCCTTGTGGGGAAATCGGACGACACGGAGCAGATGGACAAGGTCCTCAGTGGGGCCTACGCAAAGGCTCACTTTGCCATAGGGGTAGACGACGATATATCCACCATCAACGGAGCCTCAAATACAGGGGTGGCTATGGGGACGGGCTATGAACAGGCCATCGCTTTTTGTAACAAGATGCTCTACAGGGCGATGTTCCTTCCGTCCCTCCTGGAAGGCGGAGAGGGCGGAGGATCTTACTCTCTTGGGGAGATCCACTGGCGAATGTTCAACGACGCTTGCCTCTGGCTTGCTCGCGAGCTTGCGGAGGCTGAGATAGAGCAGCTCTGGCGGCCGATTATCGAGTGGAATTTCGGCCCTCAAGAAAGCTATGGCGAGTTGGACGTGTCGGACTCAGGGACGCCAGGGGAGAAGAAGATTATGTCCGAGGTGTTCCTGAACGGCGTAAACGCCGGGTATCTCTTCCCCGACGAAGGGGATGCCGAATGGATGCGTGAGCGTCTTGGGTTCCCTGAAGAGCCGGAAGGTGGTGAGGCGATTTCATGGCGGTCCAGACTTTTAAGGAACAACTCGCCCGCTGGAAACGAGGAGAGCAAAACGACACCCTAG
- a CDS encoding YjcQ family protein has protein sequence MKLETKELVLVAIYTEYQKDLPKMESISPDSIGIDPQLFNVAICKLDNEGYIRDAVMVFAGDEAFPVVVRTSKVKITNTGIEYIEGLFEIERSSRRYDKVRKVAEKLVDNVASQVLIGYITQVLAGF, from the coding sequence ATGAAGCTTGAAACGAAAGAGCTTGTCTTGGTGGCGATATACACGGAGTATCAAAAAGATCTGCCTAAGATGGAGAGCATTAGTCCCGATTCTATCGGGATAGACCCACAGCTTTTTAACGTGGCGATCTGCAAACTCGACAATGAGGGGTATATCAGGGACGCCGTTATGGTTTTTGCCGGGGATGAAGCTTTCCCTGTAGTCGTCCGAACTTCTAAAGTGAAGATAACCAATACGGGGATTGAGTACATCGAGGGGCTCTTCGAGATAGAGAGATCTTCCCGTAGGTATGATAAGGTGCGCAAGGTGGCAGAAAAGCTGGTGGATAACGTTGCCTCCCAAGTCCTTATCGGTTACATAACCCAAGTTCTCGCAGGATTTTAA
- a CDS encoding phage protease, with protein MPELVTTQAVSLAEELWYNALPIGKFYDHRYGEINITPELVTGLAANMGKAPSYPPPVKIGHGDGAPSPGVVKEAVAKADGLYLRMEVDDKAAKEIKDGRYRYMSAEYSPDYLDKITGKKIGAALLGVALVNQPAHPGVKPLFLSDSGSWTQDKESEKGGKDMDPEKLKELEAKIAALESEKKELADKAEEAKKLADGAVEEATKLKRERHEAEVKAFCDDWAAKGVPPVVVDKIKPVLLADGGGVIKLSDAKETDIKTLLGDIFEAIPKVSLRALGDPTAEKQIDAIKLGDDIAACANGPDEGGK; from the coding sequence ATGCCAGAGCTGGTAACGACACAGGCGGTTTCCCTTGCGGAGGAGCTATGGTACAACGCCCTGCCGATAGGGAAATTCTACGACCACAGGTATGGGGAGATAAACATAACGCCGGAGCTGGTGACAGGCTTGGCGGCAAACATGGGGAAGGCTCCATCATATCCTCCACCGGTCAAGATCGGCCACGGAGATGGAGCCCCAAGCCCAGGGGTAGTAAAGGAGGCGGTAGCAAAAGCGGATGGTCTGTATCTCCGTATGGAGGTGGACGACAAGGCGGCCAAAGAGATAAAGGACGGGCGGTATCGGTATATGAGTGCCGAGTACAGCCCGGATTACCTGGACAAGATTACGGGCAAGAAGATAGGGGCTGCACTCCTGGGCGTTGCGTTGGTAAACCAACCGGCTCACCCTGGAGTGAAGCCCCTTTTTTTGAGCGACAGCGGATCGTGGACCCAGGACAAGGAATCAGAGAAAGGCGGTAAGGACATGGACCCGGAGAAGTTAAAGGAGCTAGAGGCAAAAATAGCGGCGTTGGAGTCGGAGAAAAAAGAGCTGGCTGACAAGGCAGAAGAGGCTAAGAAGCTGGCCGATGGAGCTGTCGAGGAAGCCACGAAGTTGAAGAGGGAGCGGCATGAGGCAGAGGTCAAAGCCTTTTGCGATGACTGGGCGGCTAAGGGGGTTCCTCCGGTCGTTGTGGACAAGATAAAGCCGGTCCTGTTGGCTGATGGCGGTGGGGTTATCAAGCTCTCTGACGCCAAGGAGACGGATATCAAAACCTTGCTCGGCGATATCTTTGAGGCTATTCCCAAAGTGTCCCTGAGGGCTTTAGGCGACCCAACGGCTGAGAAGCAAATCGACGCTATAAAACTAGGCGACGACATAGCGGCCTGTGCGAATGGGCCCGATGAAGGAGGTAAGTAA